The window ATTCTTAAGTCCCTCTGAGAATTACCTTGGGTGGCTGCCCATCTCCCACTTGTGTGTATAAATAGGACTACATTTAACAATTTATAGGAACATCAAGAAAATTCTATAATCAGACTCTGGGAGAGTAGATGATTATCAGAACCAGAAGTAAGTCCTTGTTCTTTGGCCTCATTATCATATTACTTTTTAGTAAAGAGGAAATTATACTGCTGTTTCAGATTAAGGATAATAAATGATCTATACCTGCCATTCTTAAAAAGCAGGGTTTCTGGAGTTTCAAATTAGTGGGGAACAGGAATCTTGATGTCTACCTCTGAACAATGTGCCTTCTCTCAATGGCTGTGTACAAAGAAGCAGATCTGTGTGTAAGAGCTTTAGGACAAATTTAACTTTAGTTTGCTTTATTTCCTAGGAGCATACATGTACTATCTTTGCTGCCCATGGCTACAGATTTGGATGTTGACTTAATTTATCTGACAATAGGCTTATTTACATTCACTGTGAGCACTTTGGTTGGTATTATATAGCAGAATCTCTGGTGGAAAACCACCAGAAAAAGCAAATTCCCCACCAACTACGTGAAATGTAAAGCCATTTCAGATGTGGAATGAAGCTTACTCTGGGTAGAGGAGCTTGTATACTTAGGTCCACATGAGCTATGAGCTCCTTATACTTTTGGGGTGAGATCTGGAACATAGACATTAACCTTCTTGAAGACTCATAGcctaatttgaattttcaagtaattaattttacaaataaataaatgaaataattcccCAAATGCTTAAGATCCATTCTAACAATGATTTCttgctaaaagtttttttttttcattttattttcttctaaattactTTTATATAGGGCAATATAATTATTCACAATATTGGGGTTCATGCTGgcataattatattatatatataactattattattatataattacataagaATTTGCTTCAAtttaatccccagtcctttctctttccctcctttccttattCCCGTtaactttcctctgttctactggtctttcttctatttatttattggcttttttcttaattaatgcAGTATAGATATATGcaaagtgaaattcactgtggtatatttataaatgtatatggaataatttttatcagttttctgAACATGTTTTCCTACTCACTTGTAAATGGGCAGACTACAGAATTTCTCCTAATAGCTAACTCCTTGAAATTGGTTATCCCCTAGTACATTCTCACCTGTGCTAAAACTCTTTCTTAGggcatcttttttgtttgtttgtttgcattttaaCATGAGAGTTGTAGGCTTCAAAGGTGTAGGCGTGACTGGgtaaaaaatgaagaagtttGTGAAATTACAGTTGGTTCTGTGTTTCAAACTTGCTTTAATGCTCTACTCTCATGGACTTGAAGTTTCTAGATTTTTGAACAAGGATTTTACCTTTTTTATCATACTGCACCCGGTGCATTCTGTAGCTGGTCCTGGTTCCAGGTTTTATACTGCCTGGCTTTCTTCTCTCCTTGAGCTACCTCTCTGCTGGTTGTTCCTTGTTGAGTAAGGGCTCCACTGGTGTAACTAGCACTCCCAGGACTTCCTGTTCAGTTCTGTTGACAATATACAAGTAATAAGCCCtgctgggattttcttttttgtgtactTACTCATAGTTGTTTTTGcttatctctctttctctaactACTCTGCTCTACTTCATTTGGATACTCCTAGATCCCATCGGAATAAAGTTatcaaaatagtttaaaataacaTAGGCAACAAATGATTCCTCTTGCAAGTgaactcaaaaataatttttggctCTTTTTCTAATTTGAACTTTTCACATCCTATTtatcttccttccctttttctctgtTCTAGTAACCACCATCTATTTGCTTTCTGAGGCTTCCCAGGTACAAAGGACTATGAAAAAAATCTCTATGGCTCTTGCTGATGCCATCCAATAATAATATTGCCTGCTTGCTGTTCTTCAAGAGTAGCTTCAAATAACCACTGATCCCTGTTCCCCAGGGAAGACTGTTAAATTTGCTTACAGGAAAGTCATAGGTAGTGATGGAGAAGATTTTCAAAGAAGTCACCAAACTCTCAGTTGGAGTTTCTGCATTGTCTACATGAAATCTACAATCACACAATCACTAACACTTTCAAAGAGAAATCAAAGTATTCTTGGCATATTTTCTTTACCCTCCCTGGGaaacttcttaaaatattctttttatcagTTTACTAATAAAAAAAGTCACCTTTAGAGCAAGCTCTTCCTATTTGTTATttgaaacatcatttttttttttttggctttcttttctaTTGGTCTCTCTCCACTAGACAGAATTCAGAGGGCAGAATCTTTTagaattctttcatttctgtGCCTACACGATATACTCACACTGTATATTAAGCATGGAAAAGTCttcttcatgaatatttattgtgatggaaaaaattcattttgaaggataaaatttaagaaacaaaatgtattttttttaaaagagagagtgagagaggggagagagagagagagagagagagagagagagagagaatttttaatatttattttttagttctcggcggacacaacatctttgttggtatgtggtgctgaggatcgaacccgggccgcacgcatgccagaagagcgcgctaccgcttgagccacatccccagcccacaaaatgtatttttaatgctCATCCTTTTGTATCTTCATGTCTGCTTAATTTCAATAATTGAAGGACATACCCCGAATCCGTGAAAATGACCACCATAAATGGCAGTGTCATAACAGAATTCGTTTTGCTAGGGCTCACGGATCGCCCAGACCTCCAGCCTGCCCTCTTTGTGCTGTTTCTGGCCCTTTACCTCATCACCCTCTCTGGGAACCTGGGCATGGTAGTGTTGATCCAACTGGACTCTCGCCTtcacacgcccatgtacttcttcctcagtaACTTGGCCTTTGTGGACTTGTGTTACACCTGCAATGCAACCCCACAGATGCTGAAGAATTTCTTATCAGAGAAGAAGACCATCTCCTTTGTTGGATGCTTTACACAGTGCTACATTTTCATTGCCCTTCTCCTCACAGAGTTTTACATGCTTGCTgcaatggcctatgaccgctacgTGGCCATATGTGATCCGCTGCGCTACAGTGTGAAGATGTCCAGGAGAATTTGCATCTGCCTGGCCACATGTCCTTATGTGTACGGGTTCTCAGATGGACTCTTCCAGAGCATCCTGACCTTCCGCATGACCTTCTGTAGGTCCAATGTCATCAATCACTTTTACTGTGCTGACCCACCACTCATCAAGCTCTCCTGCTCTGACACGTATGTCAAAGAGCATGCCATGCTCATCTCAGCTGGCTTCAACCTCTCCACCTCGCTCACCATCATCCTGGTTTCCTATgccttcatcatggctgccatccTCAGGATCAAATCAGCAGAGGGCAGGCACAAGGCATTCTCCACCTGTGGCTCCCACATGATGGCTGTCACCTTGTTTTATGGGACCCTGTTCCTCATGTATGTGAGACCACCAACAGACAAGACTGTTGAGGAATCCAAAATAATTGCTGTCTTCTACACTTTTGTTAGCCCATTGCTTAATCCCTTGATCTACAGTCTGCGGAACAAAGATGTAAAGCAGGCTTTGAAGAATGTCCTCAGAAGAAATATCATCAGGACATTGTCAATACCTCCACTTGACCATAAACCATAACTCTAAAGTTTTGGctcaaatatatttgcattttgataaTGAATTTCAGTATTCTCTGTGGTTATTTTAGGAGTTGcagctaaatttttatttagaaaataacaagTTGCCTTCATTTTTTGTAAGCCTGCCCCCTTAACATGTATACATGGACTGGAGGCATTGGCATTATTTTGGAGGTTGTAAGAATTGCAGAAATACATTCTTGATCTTAGAtctattattttgaaatgcatgTGTTAATCCAATCCTCAAGTGATTTGTAGGCTTATAAActtctgagaacctgtgctcTAAGTGAGAACTTTGAATTCATACCTTTAGGACACTGATGTCCTCTCATTGTTTACAACAGTAGGTAAGATAACATGTTCTCAGCTCAAGCCCTCcaatcattttctcatttgtatttttattaaagaatctTTAAATAACAAAACTTTGCGTATTCCTCTCCTGACTCACTAAGTGAAACCAGAAATTGTGTGTCATGATAGTGgtttcctgtttcttttgagTCTGCTTATGTGGTGAAGAGGGCAAGAGGTAAAGTGTGGGAAagactgtttatattttttccgAAGCTTGAGGTTTTGGATCTAGCTGGGTGACACAAACTCATCTCCTCCTTAGACCTCCAGCCTAGGGGGTTGCTCTCTGT is drawn from Urocitellus parryii isolate mUroPar1 chromosome 4, mUroPar1.hap1, whole genome shotgun sequence and contains these coding sequences:
- the LOC144254199 gene encoding olfactory receptor 5M11; this translates as MTTINGSVITEFVLLGLTDRPDLQPALFVLFLALYLITLSGNLGMVVLIQLDSRLHTPMYFFLSNLAFVDLCYTCNATPQMLKNFLSEKKTISFVGCFTQCYIFIALLLTEFYMLAAMAYDRYVAICDPLRYSVKMSRRICICLATCPYVYGFSDGLFQSILTFRMTFCRSNVINHFYCADPPLIKLSCSDTYVKEHAMLISAGFNLSTSLTIILVSYAFIMAAILRIKSAEGRHKAFSTCGSHMMAVTLFYGTLFLMYVRPPTDKTVEESKIIAVFYTFVSPLLNPLIYSLRNKDVKQALKNVLRRNIIRTLSIPPLDHKP